In Methanosarcina barkeri MS, a single window of DNA contains:
- a CDS encoding secondary thiamine-phosphate synthase enzyme YjbQ → MQLKIETSKRIELVDITSQVQEEVMKCEIIEGICLISTRHTTAGIIINENESGLKEDILDLLNKLVPAGAGYRHDRIDNNADSHLKAVLIGASEALPVSAGKLELGTWQRIFFAEMDGPRSRTVNVTLLKA, encoded by the coding sequence TTGCAACTCAAAATCGAGACGTCCAAACGCATTGAACTGGTTGATATCACTTCACAAGTTCAGGAAGAAGTAATGAAATGCGAAATAATTGAAGGCATATGCCTTATCAGTACACGACATACTACCGCAGGTATCATAATAAACGAGAACGAAAGCGGGCTAAAAGAGGACATACTGGATCTTTTAAATAAGCTTGTTCCTGCCGGTGCTGGTTACAGGCACGATCGCATAGATAACAATGCGGATTCCCATCTCAAAGCAGTACTGATTGGAGCAAGCGAAGCCCTGCCTGTTTCGGCAGGAAAGCTTGAGCTCGGGACGTGGCAGAGAATCTTTTTTGCCGAAATGGATGGGCCAAGAAGCAGGACAGTTAATGTTACGCTTTTAAAGGCTTAA